One genomic segment of Erythrolamprus reginae isolate rEryReg1 chromosome 2, rEryReg1.hap1, whole genome shotgun sequence includes these proteins:
- the SETD9 gene encoding SET domain-containing protein 9 isoform X1: protein MLGGLRRRWEAYKYRFVPWIALNLRHKRRTLRLVPEESKDKIASDEDVLQALLKTFRSLFVNNLNRQMCLLNVIPVIKSKYPEINSVQSKTISKTVYNDQEDQRALNPEDVLFNTLGFSIIRQPSSLESAGIGVFVEKGFVPEGTVVSMYPGTVYENHEPIFFQSIGNPFIFRCIDGVLIDGNNRGISKAIYRSCSKRDQIGPLKTCDVFWLTTAMQNPLAMGQYVNNCSSEKEANVCYQELNIPKWFPVEFKQYLPNINYSHEIERPLRCVVLVALRNIGPGEELFSNYYTVIS from the exons ATGCTAGGAGGGTTGCGGCGGCGCTGGGAGGCCTACAAGTACCGCTTCGTACCCTGGATTGCACTCAATCTCCGCCACAAGCGCAG GACTCTACGGCTTGTGCCAGAAGAATCTAAAGACAAAATTGCTTCTGATGAAGATGTCCTTCAAGCATTACTGAAAACGTTTAGATCTTTATTTGTAAATAACTTGAACAGACAAATGTGCcttttaaatgtaattccagtaattaaatcaaaatatccaGAAATAAACTCAGTGCAATCCAAAACAATATCCAAAACTGTATACAACGATCAAGAAGATCAAAGAGCCCTTAATCCAGAAGACGTTCTGTTCAATACTCTAGGATTCAGCATTATTCGACAACCCAGTTCACTGGAGTCAGCTGGAATAGGAGTTTTTGTAGAAAAGGGGTTTGTTCCAGAAGGAACGGTCGTATCAATGTATCCTG gcacaGTGTATGAAAATCATGAACCCATATTTTTCCAATCCATTGGCAATCCATTTATATTTAGGTGTATCGACGGTGTTCTTATTGATGGAAATAATAGGGGAATCTCAAAAGCTATATACAG GTCATGCAGCAAAAGAGATCAAATTGGTCCTTTAAAAACGTGTGATGTCTTTTGGCTTACAACTGCTATGCAAAATCCGTTGGCTATGGGACAATATGTTAATAACTGTTCATCAG AAAAAGAAGCAAATGTTTGCTATCAGGAACTGAACATACCTAAATGGTTTCCTGTAGAATTTAAACAGTACCTTCCAAACATAAACTACAGCCATGAAATAGAAAG GCCCTTGAGATGTGTGGTTTTGGTAGCTCTCCGAAACATTGGCCCAGGAGAAGAACTTTTTTCAAACTATTACACAGTTATTTCTTGA
- the SETD9 gene encoding SET domain-containing protein 9 isoform X2, which yields MMDFKKANVLFFSAIKTLRLVPEESKDKIASDEDVLQALLKTFRSLFVNNLNRQMCLLNVIPVIKSKYPEINSVQSKTISKTVYNDQEDQRALNPEDVLFNTLGFSIIRQPSSLESAGIGVFVEKGFVPEGTVVSMYPGTVYENHEPIFFQSIGNPFIFRCIDGVLIDGNNRGISKAIYRSCSKRDQIGPLKTCDVFWLTTAMQNPLAMGQYVNNCSSEKEANVCYQELNIPKWFPVEFKQYLPNINYSHEIERPLRCVVLVALRNIGPGEELFSNYYTVIS from the exons ATGAtggattttaaaaaggcaaatgtTCTCTTCTTCAGTGCAATTAA GACTCTACGGCTTGTGCCAGAAGAATCTAAAGACAAAATTGCTTCTGATGAAGATGTCCTTCAAGCATTACTGAAAACGTTTAGATCTTTATTTGTAAATAACTTGAACAGACAAATGTGCcttttaaatgtaattccagtaattaaatcaaaatatccaGAAATAAACTCAGTGCAATCCAAAACAATATCCAAAACTGTATACAACGATCAAGAAGATCAAAGAGCCCTTAATCCAGAAGACGTTCTGTTCAATACTCTAGGATTCAGCATTATTCGACAACCCAGTTCACTGGAGTCAGCTGGAATAGGAGTTTTTGTAGAAAAGGGGTTTGTTCCAGAAGGAACGGTCGTATCAATGTATCCTG gcacaGTGTATGAAAATCATGAACCCATATTTTTCCAATCCATTGGCAATCCATTTATATTTAGGTGTATCGACGGTGTTCTTATTGATGGAAATAATAGGGGAATCTCAAAAGCTATATACAG GTCATGCAGCAAAAGAGATCAAATTGGTCCTTTAAAAACGTGTGATGTCTTTTGGCTTACAACTGCTATGCAAAATCCGTTGGCTATGGGACAATATGTTAATAACTGTTCATCAG AAAAAGAAGCAAATGTTTGCTATCAGGAACTGAACATACCTAAATGGTTTCCTGTAGAATTTAAACAGTACCTTCCAAACATAAACTACAGCCATGAAATAGAAAG GCCCTTGAGATGTGTGGTTTTGGTAGCTCTCCGAAACATTGGCCCAGGAGAAGAACTTTTTTCAAACTATTACACAGTTATTTCTTGA